A genomic region of Elaeis guineensis isolate ETL-2024a chromosome 9, EG11, whole genome shotgun sequence contains the following coding sequences:
- the LOC105051876 gene encoding LOW QUALITY PROTEIN: scarecrow-like protein 21 (The sequence of the model RefSeq protein was modified relative to this genomic sequence to represent the inferred CDS: inserted 3 bases in 3 codons), which produces MSICNSERERERMQEDTGEEMLSLNLGISSTWCSSTTKKRKRIDESNVISCGALMRDVLDKKFFGLLQGRERMLRLDPRRNGLEDGGGLQLIHLLLASATAVDANNMISAINALHELYQHVSTNGDPIQRVAAYFADGLTARLLTKSSPFYQTIMAHPAPEEEFLAFTELYKASPFHQFAHFTANQAIMEAFEEEEEHNGRGLHVIDFDVSSGFQWPSLIQSLSDKATRSKPISLRITGIGRSVEELRETEMRLVNFTKGCDNLQMKFEGLLRGSARSDFKIEKNATLVVNLVFYLQNLRSSSEISDVLMGIYSLNPSLVVVVEKEGGQRPRTFLSRFMESLHYYAAMFDSLDDCLPAESTERLKIEKNHLGREIKIAMTEEEKEXEKHLKFERXDTWKGKMESFGFQEIKLSSRSVGQAKLLLKIKSHLSTIENDGVCGFRILERDEGRAISLGWQDRHLTTXSAWHCVRSPNHSLDAACSWPNVSSLRPQ; this is translated from the exons ATGTCCATCTGtaactcagagagagagagagagagaatgcaagaagatactgGAGAGGAGATGCTAAGTCTAAACTTGGGTATTAGTAGCACTTGGTGTTCGAGCACtacgaagaagaggaagagaataGATGAAAGTAATGTTATTTCTTGCGGTGCCTTGATGCGGGACGTCTTGGATAAAAAGTTCTTCGGGTTGCTTCAAGGGAGGGAGAGAATGTTAAGATTAGATCCCAGGAGGAATGGGTTGGAGGATGGAGGAGGTCTGCAATTGATTCATTTGCTTCTCGCGTCTGCCACTGCGGTTGACGCAAACAACATGATCTCAGCCATCAACGCCTTGCATGAATTGTACCAGCATGTCTCGACGAATGGTGATCCGATCCAACGGGTTGCAGCTTACTTTGCCGATGGCTTGACTGCTAGGCTTCTAACAAAGAGCTCTCCTTTCTACCAAACAATCATGGCCCATCCTGCACCAGAAGAAGAGTTCTTGGCCTTCACCGAACTCTATAAGGCGTCTCCTTTCCACCAGTTTGCTCACTTCACCGCCAACCAAGCGATAATGGAGGCgttcgaggaggaggaggagcataaTGGAAGAGGCTTGCATGTGATAGATTTCGATGTGTCGTCTGGATTCCAGTGGCCTTCTTTAATCCAATCACTTTCCGATAAAGCCACAAGGAGCAAGCCGATCTCTCTTAGAATTACTGGAATCGGTAGAAGCGTTGAGGAACTCAGAGAAACTGAAATGAGGCTCGTCAACTTCACAAAAGGCTGTGATAACTTGCAAATGAAATTTGAAGGGCTGCTGAGAGGTTCAGCACGTAGTGATTTTAAGATCGAAAAGAATGCGACGCTCGTCGTAAACTTGGTTTTTTACCTGCAAAACTTGAGGAGCTCTTCGGAGATATCTGATGTTTTGATGGGTATCTATTCATTGAATCCATCTCTGGTGGTCGTCGTAGAGAAAGAAGGTGGCCAAAGACCACGTACCTTCTTATCAAGATTTATGGAGTCTTTACATTATTATGCAGCCATGTTCGATTCGCTGGATGACTGCCTTCCTGCTGAGAGCACTGAGAGGCTAAAAATTGAGAAGAACCATCTGGGTAGAGAGATCAAGATTGCCATGACTGAAgaggagaagg aggaaaagcaTCTGAAGTTTGAGA TTGATACATGGAAGGGAAAGATGGAGAGCTTCGGGTTCCAAGAAATAAAATTGAGTTCAAGGTCTGTGGGCCAAGCAAAGCTTCTCTTGAAGATTAAGAGTCACTTGTCAACCATAGAGAATGATGGTGTCTGTGGGTTTCGAATTCTTGAGAGAGATGAAGGGCGGGCAATATCTTTAGGATGGCAAGACAGGCACCTAACAA TCTCTGCATGGCACTGCGTACGGTCACCCAATCACTCACTTGATGCAGCTTGTAGCTGGCCAAATGTTTCCAGCCTCCGTCCACAGTAA